Proteins from a single region of Rhodospirillales bacterium:
- a CDS encoding SH3 domain-containing protein: MPRFVSLHSGEVYVRSGPGQKYPVQWILKKKGLPLEIILEYDIWRKVKDYDGHEGWVHKSMLSGRRTGFIHNDKMVSIHRKPNNKSKIHVYLEPEVLVEIKQCGEGWCHVDAAGYKGWLPQKFIWGVYEDEEFD; the protein is encoded by the coding sequence TTGCCACGTTTTGTATCCTTGCACTCAGGCGAAGTATATGTTCGCTCCGGTCCAGGGCAGAAATACCCGGTGCAATGGATATTGAAAAAGAAAGGTCTCCCGCTTGAAATCATCCTTGAATACGACATTTGGCGTAAAGTGAAAGATTATGACGGCCATGAAGGCTGGGTTCATAAATCCATGCTTAGTGGACGGCGCACAGGTTTTATCCACAATGATAAAATGGTTTCTATCCATAGAAAACCTAATAATAAAAGTAAGATACATGTATATCTTGAGCCAGAGGTTTTAGTTGAAATTAAGCAATGCGGCGAAGGCTGGTGCCACGTTGATGCTGCAGGTTACAAGGGCTGGCTGCCACAAAAATTCATTTGGGGTGTTTACGAAGACGAAGAATTCGATTAG
- a CDS encoding glycerophosphoryl diester phosphodiesterase yields MPLKLPKIIGHRGCAAYAPENTIEGIHTAADMGVEWVELDVKLTKDQVPIIFHDETLERTTDSSGNIRDLTLQEVKELDAGSWFSDGFFGVSVPTLEEAVDALIERDLGLNLEIKPCPGREKETAEVALDVLSGIWDDHDRLLISSFQHVSMETALDMAADWYRGFLLPEAWPENWRELAEYLQVSTVHLNGNTCTREQVDMAMELEKPVLAYTINDTDRARFLQSWGVDGFFSDAPDVLQDGLFSVH; encoded by the coding sequence ATGCCCCTAAAACTCCCAAAAATTATTGGTCACCGCGGGTGCGCGGCCTATGCGCCGGAAAACACGATTGAAGGCATTCATACGGCGGCGGATATGGGCGTGGAATGGGTTGAGCTGGATGTGAAGCTGACCAAGGATCAGGTGCCGATTATCTTCCATGATGAAACGCTGGAACGCACGACGGATAGCAGCGGGAATATCCGTGATTTGACCCTGCAGGAAGTTAAGGAACTGGATGCTGGAAGCTGGTTTTCCGATGGTTTTTTTGGTGTGAGCGTGCCGACTCTGGAAGAGGCTGTCGATGCGTTGATTGAACGGGATTTGGGACTGAATTTAGAGATCAAGCCCTGCCCCGGGCGTGAAAAAGAAACGGCGGAAGTGGCGCTCGATGTCCTTTCCGGCATTTGGGATGACCATGATAGGTTGTTGATTTCGTCATTCCAGCATGTGAGCATGGAAACTGCGCTGGATATGGCTGCGGACTGGTATCGCGGGTTTTTGTTGCCTGAGGCGTGGCCGGAAAACTGGCGGGAGCTGGCCGAATATTTGCAGGTTTCGACCGTACATTTGAACGGTAACACCTGCACCCGTGAACAAGTTGATATGGCAATGGAATTGGAAAAGCCGGTGCTAGCCTATACGATCAACGACACGGACCGGGCGCGATTCCTGCAAAGCTGGGGCGTGGACGGTTTTTTCTCCGACGCGCCTGATGTCCTGCAGGACGGGCTTTTTAGCGTGCATTAG
- the pnp gene encoding polyribonucleotide nucleotidyltransferase, whose product MFKVYRKEIDFAGKILTLETGKIARQADGSVLATIGETSVLCCVTAAKSVKEGQDFFPLSVHYQEKTYAAGKIPGGFFKREARPSEKETLTSRLIDRPIRPLFPKGFLNEVQVVATVISHDLENDPDMIAMVGCSAALTLSGIPFMGPIGGARVCYKDGEYLINPPMPEVGETDLDLVVAGTGEGVLMVESEAQELSEEVMLGAVSAGHKAYQSVISGIIELAEMAAKDPWDIEETPEAIKKLEADIKAKFAADVEKAYGITDKLERQTAVGEVRNAAIEAFTDEENGINDKIITAKFKSLEADVVRGSILKTGKRIDERDTKAVRPIVAEVGVLPRTHGSALFTRGETQALVVSTLGTGQDEQIMDTLEGEYRERFLLHYNFPPYSVGEAGRMGPPGRREIGHGKLAWRAIHPLLPSAEDFPYTMRSVSEITESNGSSSMATVCGTSLALMDAGIPLKAPVAGIAMGLIKEGDEFAVLSDILGDEDHLGDMDFKVAGTENGITALQMDIKITSITEEIMTIALAQAKDGRIHILGEMAKALAEARAELNEHAPQIVSLKIPVDKIRDVIGTGGKVIREITETTGVKMDVEDDGTIKVAAANQESIDAAVKWIKDLTDEPEVGEVYTGKVVKTVDFGAFVNFMGAKDGLVHISELQDARTANTTDVVNEGDEVKVLLMGIDDRGKIKLSMKRVDQETGEKIEKEDAA is encoded by the coding sequence ATGTTTAAAGTCTATCGCAAAGAAATTGATTTTGCAGGAAAAATACTCACTCTGGAAACAGGAAAAATCGCCCGTCAAGCCGATGGCAGCGTACTTGCCACCATTGGCGAAACATCCGTTTTATGCTGCGTAACGGCAGCCAAAAGCGTAAAAGAAGGGCAGGACTTCTTCCCGCTTTCCGTTCACTATCAGGAAAAAACATATGCCGCCGGTAAAATTCCGGGCGGCTTTTTCAAACGTGAGGCGCGCCCTAGCGAAAAAGAAACGCTAACATCACGCTTAATCGACCGTCCGATTCGTCCGCTGTTCCCTAAAGGCTTCCTCAACGAGGTGCAGGTTGTGGCGACGGTGATTTCTCACGATCTGGAAAACGATCCAGACATGATTGCCATGGTGGGGTGCTCTGCCGCACTTACACTCTCGGGCATTCCGTTTATGGGACCGATTGGCGGTGCGCGCGTTTGTTATAAAGACGGTGAATATCTGATCAACCCGCCGATGCCTGAGGTTGGCGAGACGGATCTGGATTTGGTTGTTGCCGGTACGGGTGAAGGCGTGTTGATGGTTGAATCCGAAGCGCAGGAGCTTTCCGAAGAGGTGATGCTTGGCGCGGTGAGCGCCGGTCATAAGGCTTATCAGTCTGTGATTAGCGGTATTATTGAGCTGGCGGAAATGGCCGCGAAAGATCCGTGGGATATCGAGGAAACACCGGAAGCGATCAAGAAGTTGGAAGCCGATATTAAAGCCAAGTTTGCGGCGGATGTTGAAAAAGCCTATGGCATTACCGACAAGCTTGAGCGCCAAACGGCTGTTGGCGAAGTCCGCAATGCGGCGATTGAAGCCTTTACGGATGAGGAAAACGGCATTAATGACAAAATCATCACCGCCAAGTTCAAATCTCTGGAAGCCGATGTTGTGCGCGGCTCGATCCTAAAAACAGGCAAGCGTATTGATGAGCGCGACACAAAGGCTGTGCGCCCGATTGTTGCGGAAGTTGGCGTTTTGCCGCGTACGCACGGCTCTGCTCTGTTTACGCGCGGAGAAACGCAAGCTTTGGTTGTTTCCACTCTTGGAACCGGTCAGGACGAGCAAATCATGGACACGTTGGAAGGTGAATATCGCGAGCGTTTCTTGCTGCATTATAACTTCCCGCCATATTCCGTTGGTGAGGCCGGCCGTATGGGGCCTCCAGGCCGACGTGAAATCGGTCATGGGAAACTGGCATGGCGCGCTATACATCCCCTGCTTCCGTCTGCTGAGGATTTTCCTTACACGATGCGCAGCGTATCCGAGATTACTGAAAGTAATGGTTCGTCCTCTATGGCAACTGTTTGCGGAACGTCTTTAGCACTTATGGATGCGGGCATACCGTTGAAGGCTCCTGTCGCGGGGATTGCGATGGGATTGATTAAAGAAGGCGATGAGTTTGCAGTTCTGTCTGACATCCTTGGTGATGAAGATCACTTAGGTGATATGGACTTCAAAGTCGCTGGAACCGAGAACGGGATTACCGCTTTGCAGATGGACATCAAGATTACGTCTATCACCGAGGAAATCATGACGATTGCCCTGGCGCAGGCGAAAGATGGCCGTATCCATATTCTGGGTGAAATGGCGAAAGCGTTGGCCGAAGCACGCGCCGAGCTGAACGAGCATGCACCGCAGATTGTATCGCTGAAAATCCCAGTTGATAAAATCCGCGATGTGATCGGCACAGGCGGTAAGGTCATTCGTGAAATCACTGAAACCACGGGCGTTAAAATGGATGTGGAAGATGACGGCACGATCAAAGTTGCTGCTGCTAATCAGGAATCCATTGATGCGGCTGTGAAGTGGATCAAAGACCTAACGGACGAGCCGGAAGTGGGCGAAGTCTATACCGGCAAAGTCGTAAAAACCGTTGATTTCGGGGCCTTTGTAAACTTTATGGGCGCGAAGGATGGTCTGGTTCATATCTCTGAATTGCAGGATGCCCGCACCGCTAACACCACCGATGTAGTGAATGAAGGTGACGAGGTCAAGGTTCTGCTCATGGGCATTGATGATCGCGGCAAGATCAAGCTTTCCATGAAACGCGTTGATCAGGAGACTGGCGAGAAAATCGAGAAAGAAGATGCCGCTTAA
- the rpsO gene encoding 30S ribosomal protein S15, which yields MSISANIAEKKAKTIEEYATKKGDTGSPEVQVAILTTRINELSEHMQQHKKDFHSRHGLLAMVAKRRKLLDYLKGKNEARYQDLIKRLGIRR from the coding sequence ATGTCGATTAGTGCCAATATTGCCGAGAAAAAAGCAAAAACCATTGAAGAATATGCCACGAAAAAAGGTGACACAGGCTCACCTGAAGTTCAGGTTGCTATTCTGACTACCCGTATTAACGAGCTGTCTGAACATATGCAGCAGCACAAAAAAGACTTCCACAGCCGCCACGGTCTGCTGGCCATGGTCGCCAAGCGCCGTAAGTTGTTGGATTACCTGAAAGGTAAGAACGAAGCGCGGTATCAGGATTTGATTAAACGCCTGGGTATCCGTCGCTAA
- the fabB gene encoding beta-ketoacyl-ACP synthase I, translating into MRRVVITGIGIISCIGNNQDEVLESLKAGKSGIIAAPEYAEMGFRSQVHGKPDIDLAANIDKRLWRFMGDAAGYVHLSMEQAIDDAGLGEDLISNERTGIIVGSGGPSTRAQVLAADVTREKGPKRVGPFAVPKAMCSTTSATAATNFKIKGVNYSISSACSTSAHCIGNAAEQIQWGKQDIMFAGGGEELDWTLSVLFDAMGAMSSKYNDTPEKAARAYDVDRDGFVIAGGGGIVVLEELEHAKARGAKIYGEITGYGATSDGADMVAPSGEGAVRCMRQALSTIKTPVTYINTHGTSTPVGDITEINAIKEVFEPLDQAMPHISATKSMTGHSLGGTGVQEAVYSLLMMKHNFVAPSINIENLDEGAAGLPIARARVDNVQHETIISNSFGFGGTNCTLAISKYKG; encoded by the coding sequence ATGAGACGCGTTGTTATTACAGGCATAGGGATTATCTCCTGCATCGGCAATAATCAGGACGAAGTGCTTGAGAGCTTAAAAGCGGGTAAATCGGGTATCATCGCCGCGCCGGAATACGCTGAAATGGGCTTCCGTTCACAGGTTCACGGCAAACCGGACATTGATCTGGCGGCAAATATCGATAAACGCCTTTGGCGCTTTATGGGCGATGCGGCTGGCTATGTACATCTCTCAATGGAACAAGCCATCGACGATGCAGGGCTTGGCGAAGACCTCATCTCAAACGAACGCACTGGCATTATTGTCGGCTCTGGCGGCCCGTCAACCCGCGCTCAGGTGCTCGCTGCCGATGTAACGCGCGAAAAAGGCCCTAAGCGCGTCGGTCCGTTCGCCGTGCCTAAAGCCATGTGCTCGACGACGTCTGCCACTGCGGCCACAAATTTTAAGATCAAGGGTGTGAATTACTCCATTTCCTCGGCCTGTAGTACCTCCGCACATTGCATCGGCAATGCCGCCGAACAAATCCAGTGGGGCAAGCAGGACATCATGTTCGCCGGTGGTGGCGAAGAGCTTGATTGGACACTTTCTGTTTTGTTCGACGCAATGGGCGCGATGAGTTCCAAATATAACGACACACCGGAAAAGGCCGCCCGTGCCTATGACGTTGACCGTGACGGCTTTGTCATCGCCGGCGGGGGCGGGATTGTGGTGCTCGAAGAACTCGAACATGCCAAAGCGCGCGGGGCAAAAATCTATGGCGAAATCACCGGCTATGGCGCAACATCCGACGGCGCCGACATGGTCGCGCCGAGCGGGGAAGGGGCGGTGCGCTGCATGCGCCAGGCGCTGTCCACCATCAAAACGCCAGTGACCTATATCAATACGCACGGCACCTCGACGCCTGTGGGTGATATCACCGAAATCAATGCGATCAAAGAAGTTTTCGAACCGCTCGATCAAGCCATGCCGCATATCAGCGCCACAAAATCGATGACCGGCCACTCTCTGGGCGGTACCGGCGTACAGGAAGCAGTCTATTCGCTACTGATGATGAAACATAATTTCGTTGCCCCGTCCATCAACATCGAAAATCTTGACGAAGGCGCCGCCGGACTCCCCATCGCCCGCGCGCGCGTCGATAACGTCCAGCACGAAACAATAATTTCCAACAGCTTTGGCTTCGGCGGCACCAACTGCACCCTCGCCATCAGTAAGTACAAAGGGTAG
- the dusA gene encoding tRNA dihydrouridine(20/20a) synthase DusA, with amino-acid sequence MNDLPEISVAPMMDWTDRHCRYFHRLIAPHVRLYTEMITTGALLHGDRERFLRFDESEHPVALQLGGSEPEDLVRCADIVACSGYDEINLNCGCPSERVQKGAFGACLMKEPDLVSDCVRSMIRAVDIPVTVKCRIGIDEQDDFEFLDRFVCMVADAGCQTFIIHARKAWLQGLSPKQNREVPSLNYERVAAIKEKNPALRIILNGGITDTGTILAQCERLNGVMIGREAYSNPYFLAEIEQEIFGNEPLWKRDDIAKKMAHYAQEQANRHGTPVKSITRHILGLYHHQAGAKAWKQALSTLPYEDGAGPEVIEAALKAKNKAVATQRTA; translated from the coding sequence ATGAACGATTTACCTGAAATTTCTGTAGCGCCGATGATGGATTGGACGGACCGGCATTGTCGGTATTTTCATCGGCTGATTGCTCCGCATGTTCGACTTTACACTGAGATGATCACAACGGGCGCGCTTTTGCATGGTGATCGCGAGCGTTTCTTGCGTTTTGATGAGAGCGAACATCCGGTAGCACTTCAGCTTGGCGGATCTGAGCCTGAGGATCTGGTACGCTGCGCGGATATAGTTGCTTGCTCAGGTTACGATGAGATCAACCTGAATTGCGGATGTCCTTCTGAACGCGTACAAAAGGGTGCTTTCGGAGCTTGTTTGATGAAGGAGCCGGATCTGGTTTCTGATTGCGTCAGGTCGATGATCCGAGCCGTGGATATTCCCGTTACCGTTAAATGCCGCATTGGCATTGACGAGCAGGATGACTTCGAGTTTCTCGATCGGTTTGTCTGCATGGTGGCCGATGCAGGCTGTCAGACCTTTATCATTCATGCGCGCAAAGCCTGGCTGCAAGGGCTTTCACCAAAGCAAAACCGTGAGGTTCCGTCACTGAATTATGAACGGGTGGCAGCGATTAAAGAGAAAAACCCCGCACTGCGCATCATTTTAAACGGCGGAATTACCGATACGGGAACAATATTGGCGCAGTGTGAAAGGCTTAACGGCGTAATGATTGGCCGCGAAGCTTATTCAAACCCTTATTTTCTAGCCGAGATTGAACAGGAAATCTTTGGTAATGAGCCCCTTTGGAAGCGAGACGACATTGCGAAAAAGATGGCGCATTATGCGCAAGAACAGGCTAATCGCCATGGCACTCCCGTTAAATCAATCACGCGTCATATTCTAGGATTATACCATCATCAGGCCGGGGCAAAAGCCTGGAAACAGGCTTTAAGCACGCTTCCTTATGAAGATGGTGCAGGCCCAGAGGTTATAGAAGCTGCCCTTAAAGCGAAAAATAAAGCCGTAGCGACACAAAGAACTGCATAA
- the rbfA gene encoding 30S ribosome-binding factor RbfA, translating into MSSHHTHKGPSQRQLRVGEQLRHIIAETMSRGHFHHEALLDAGRVSVTEVRVTPDLKNAKAYVMSLGGADMDIILPALNEEAHVFQKEIGRQQNMKFTPKIRFVRDESFDEAQRIDDLLRGVHLPEE; encoded by the coding sequence ATGAGTTCGCATCACACACATAAAGGGCCGTCGCAACGGCAATTACGCGTTGGAGAACAGTTGCGCCATATTATTGCCGAGACGATGAGCCGCGGACATTTTCATCATGAGGCCTTGCTGGATGCGGGGCGGGTAAGCGTGACCGAAGTGCGAGTAACGCCGGATTTGAAGAACGCAAAAGCCTATGTGATGTCTTTAGGTGGTGCAGATATGGATATTATTCTGCCCGCCCTAAATGAAGAAGCTCATGTTTTTCAAAAAGAAATTGGACGACAGCAAAATATGAAATTCACGCCCAAGATACGTTTTGTTAGAGACGAAAGCTTTGATGAAGCACAGCGCATTGATGATCTGCTGCGCGGCGTGCATCTTCCCGAGGAATAA
- a CDS encoding SDR family oxidoreductase gives MKGKKGLIMGVANDHSIAWGMAKALHEAGAEMAFTYQGEAFGKRVKPLAESIGSDILIDCDVTSEDNLDEVFSTLADKWGRLDFLVHAIAYSDKNELQGRYVDTSLDNFLKTMHISCYSFTSVMRRARDLMSDGGSAVTLTYYGAEKVMPNYNVMGVAKAALEASTRYLAADLGPENIRVNAISAGPMRTLAGAVIGGSRKTFKYCNAAAPLRRPVELDELGGTALYLLSDLSSAVTGETHYVDCGFNAMGMAPHDQLDQL, from the coding sequence ATGAAAGGCAAAAAAGGGCTCATCATGGGCGTGGCCAATGATCACTCCATCGCCTGGGGCATGGCCAAGGCCTTGCACGAAGCGGGCGCGGAAATGGCTTTTACCTATCAAGGCGAAGCCTTTGGCAAGCGCGTGAAACCACTCGCTGAAAGCATTGGTTCCGATATCCTGATCGATTGCGACGTAACTAGTGAGGATAACCTCGATGAAGTTTTTTCCACACTTGCGGATAAATGGGGCAGGCTCGACTTTCTTGTCCACGCCATCGCCTATTCTGATAAGAATGAGCTGCAGGGCCGCTATGTGGATACCTCGCTGGATAACTTTCTGAAAACCATGCATATCTCCTGCTATTCTTTCACCTCTGTCATGCGCCGGGCCAGGGATTTGATGAGCGATGGCGGCAGCGCAGTGACACTCACCTATTACGGTGCGGAAAAAGTCATGCCGAATTATAACGTTATGGGCGTGGCCAAAGCCGCGTTGGAAGCCTCAACCCGCTATCTGGCGGCCGATCTCGGCCCTGAAAACATCCGCGTCAATGCGATCAGCGCCGGGCCGATGCGCACATTGGCGGGCGCTGTCATTGGCGGCTCCCGCAAAACCTTCAAATATTGCAACGCCGCAGCGCCCTTGCGAAGACCCGTAGAACTCGATGAACTGGGAGGAACCGCCCTGTATTTGCTCTCAGACCTGTCGAGCGCTGTCACCGGTGAAACCCACTATGTTGATTGCGGCTTCAACGCCATGGGCATGGCCCCGCACGATCAGTTGGATCAACTTTAA
- the truB gene encoding tRNA pseudouridine(55) synthase TruB, producing MGRRKKGDKIDGWVNLDKPLGLTSTQAMAKVRRILNAQKAGHAGTLDPSATGILPIALGEATKTIPFAQDRLKIYEFTITWGEQRDTDDSEGETIATSDVRPAPADIEALLCEFMGEIEQIPPRFSAIKIDGQRAYDLARGGEDVELKPRKVFIESLELLDARADDADFVMTCGKGTYVRSLARDMAEKLGTYGYVSALRRLKVGPFSEKNAISLEKLEEMGDKAREALLPLETVLDDIPALAIKEGEMAKFRNGQSVSFVARPDFERLKQIGLENDHIAIAMFQERPIAMVERQGPNIQPVRVFNI from the coding sequence ATGGGGCGGCGGAAAAAAGGCGATAAGATTGACGGGTGGGTCAATCTCGACAAGCCCCTGGGGTTGACTTCCACGCAAGCGATGGCCAAGGTGAGGCGAATTCTCAATGCGCAAAAGGCCGGGCATGCCGGAACGCTCGACCCGTCGGCTACCGGGATTTTGCCGATTGCGCTGGGTGAGGCTACCAAGACCATTCCTTTTGCGCAGGACCGTCTAAAAATCTATGAATTTACCATCACATGGGGGGAACAGCGCGACACGGATGACTCAGAAGGTGAAACGATAGCAACTTCAGATGTGCGCCCTGCCCCTGCGGATATTGAGGCTTTGCTCTGTGAATTTATGGGTGAAATTGAGCAAATTCCGCCGCGGTTTTCTGCCATAAAGATTGACGGGCAGCGGGCCTATGATCTGGCGAGGGGCGGGGAAGACGTTGAGCTCAAGCCCCGTAAGGTCTTTATTGAGAGCCTTGAGTTGCTTGATGCGCGAGCGGATGACGCCGATTTCGTGATGACATGCGGAAAAGGCACCTATGTACGCTCGCTGGCGCGTGATATGGCCGAAAAGCTGGGCACGTACGGCTATGTTTCGGCACTGCGGCGCTTGAAAGTCGGCCCTTTTAGCGAGAAAAATGCGATTTCCCTTGAAAAGTTAGAAGAAATGGGGGATAAAGCGCGCGAAGCTTTGCTTCCTCTTGAGACCGTGCTGGACGACATCCCGGCTCTGGCCATTAAAGAGGGCGAAATGGCGAAGTTTCGTAACGGACAGTCTGTGTCCTTTGTCGCCAGACCTGATTTTGAACGATTGAAACAAATCGGGCTGGAAAACGACCATATAGCGATTGCGATGTTTCAAGAACGTCCGATTGCTATGGTTGAGCGTCAGGGACCCAATATACAGCCGGTTCGCGTTTTCAACATTTAA
- a CDS encoding iron-sulfur cluster assembly accessory protein: MNIKITNAAAAQIKTLMGKAPQDAIGLRLNVKTTGCSGNSYAMEYADESSKADDRIESNGATIYISKSYSWMLIGTTIDYIADELGNSRFDFQNPNETGRCGCGESFQVERKEEGKEA; the protein is encoded by the coding sequence ATGAACATTAAAATCACAAACGCCGCTGCCGCTCAAATCAAAACGCTGATGGGCAAAGCGCCGCAAGATGCAATCGGCTTGCGCCTAAACGTCAAGACCACCGGCTGTTCGGGAAACTCGTATGCCATGGAATATGCAGACGAAAGTTCCAAAGCCGATGACCGCATCGAAAGCAATGGTGCCACCATCTATATTTCCAAAAGCTATTCATGGATGCTGATCGGCACAACGATAGACTACATTGCCGACGAACTGGGCAATAGTCGTTTCGATTTTCAAAATCCTAACGAAACCGGCCGCTGCGGTTGTGGCGAAAGTTTTCAGGTTGAACGGAAAGAAGAGGGCAAAGAGGCTTAG
- a CDS encoding 2,3-diphosphoglycerate-dependent phosphoglycerate mutase translates to MSNTLVLLRHGQSQWNLENKFTGFHDVDLSGKGIEEARQAGEQIKQAGITFDQVFTSTLTRANRTAKLALEAAGQSDLIDTMTFHDDLRERDYGDLTGLNKDETRAKYGDEQVHIWRRSYDTRPPGGECLQDVVENRVRPYYEANIKPLLDDGKNILIAAHGNSLRAMLIILGVETPDSINNAEIPTGQPLVFELDNGEIKARYFLSEKEVA, encoded by the coding sequence ATGTCCAATACACTCGTCCTTCTCCGCCATGGCCAATCACAATGGAACCTTGAAAACAAATTCACCGGATTTCACGATGTAGATTTGTCCGGCAAAGGCATCGAAGAAGCCCGCCAGGCCGGCGAACAGATCAAGCAGGCCGGCATTACCTTCGATCAGGTGTTTACCAGCACGCTGACCCGCGCCAACCGCACAGCCAAGCTGGCCTTGGAAGCAGCCGGGCAGAGCGATTTAATCGACACCATGACTTTTCATGATGATCTGCGCGAACGTGATTACGGCGATCTCACCGGGCTAAATAAGGACGAAACCCGCGCCAAATACGGCGATGAACAGGTCCATATCTGGCGTCGTTCATATGACACGCGTCCGCCGGGCGGCGAATGTCTGCAAGATGTGGTCGAAAACCGTGTTCGCCCGTACTATGAGGCCAATATCAAGCCGCTGCTCGATGACGGAAAAAACATCCTTATTGCCGCCCATGGTAATTCTTTGCGCGCCATGCTGATCATTCTCGGCGTCGAAACGCCCGATAGCATCAACAATGCCGAAATTCCAACCGGCCAGCCTTTGGTTTTCGAACTGGATAACGGCGAGATCAAAGCCCGTTATTTTCTCAGTGAAAAAGAGGTGGCTTAA
- a CDS encoding DUF59 domain-containing protein, with amino-acid sequence MSQQQKKTEKEPCSHVYDELAEPQEADVPREHPLWPAMLAALREIYDPEIPVNVYELGLIYAVKIAEKNGGVHDVEVKMTLTSPGCPVAQEMPGWVQGALLPVDGVGEVDVEIIWDPPWTPAMMAETAKMQLNMFM; translated from the coding sequence ATGAGCCAGCAGCAAAAAAAGACAGAAAAAGAGCCGTGCTCCCACGTTTATGACGAACTGGCAGAGCCGCAAGAAGCGGATGTCCCACGTGAGCATCCGCTATGGCCCGCTATGCTGGCAGCGCTTAGGGAAATCTACGACCCGGAAATTCCAGTCAATGTCTATGAACTTGGCCTGATTTACGCCGTTAAAATTGCTGAAAAAAATGGCGGCGTTCACGATGTCGAGGTTAAAATGACGCTGACCTCACCGGGCTGTCCAGTAGCTCAGGAAATGCCCGGCTGGGTGCAAGGTGCGCTTTTGCCCGTTGACGGCGTCGGTGAAGTCGATGTCGAAATAATATGGGACCCGCCATGGACGCCTGCAATGATGGCTGAAACTGCCAAGATGCAACTCAATATGTTCATGTAG
- the fabA gene encoding bifunctional 3-hydroxydecanoyl-ACP dehydratase/trans-2-decenoyl-ACP isomerase: MTSNLHAGHQQSSYSYEEIIKCGEGELFGPGNAQLPLPPMLMFDRITHVSEDGGEYGKGHIAAEFDIKPDLWFFACHFKGDPVMPGCLGLDALWQLTGFFLGWTGAEGSGRALGIGELKFTDQVLPSTKLVRYIVNFKRVINRKLVLGVADGKLEADGQVIYEAKDMKVGLFDNSKG; encoded by the coding sequence ATGACTTCCAATCTCCACGCAGGGCACCAGCAATCCAGCTACAGCTACGAAGAAATCATCAAATGCGGTGAGGGTGAATTATTTGGTCCCGGTAATGCGCAACTGCCGCTGCCGCCCATGTTGATGTTTGACCGCATCACGCACGTCTCTGAAGATGGTGGTGAATATGGGAAAGGCCATATCGCTGCGGAATTTGATATTAAGCCCGACCTGTGGTTCTTTGCATGCCACTTCAAAGGCGATCCTGTTATGCCAGGCTGTCTGGGTCTTGACGCGCTCTGGCAACTCACTGGCTTTTTCCTCGGCTGGACCGGCGCAGAAGGGTCAGGCCGCGCGCTGGGAATAGGGGAGTTGAAATTCACCGATCAGGTTTTGCCGAGCACAAAACTCGTGCGCTATATCGTCAATTTCAAACGCGTCATAAACCGTAAGCTGGTTCTGGGCGTTGCTGATGGCAAACTCGAAGCCGACGGACAAGTCATTTACGAGGCCAAAGACATGAAAGTCGGCCTGTTCGATAATTCCAAAGGGTAA